The genomic stretch TGGAAAACGTTCCGCAGTCTATTTCTTTGTTCCCCCCTTTCAGACCCTCAAATATAGCGTCCACAGATTGAAACACAAATCCGATTCCAGATGCACCGCCTGTTATTACAATGT from Terribacillus sp. DMT04 encodes the following:
- a CDS encoding oxidoreductase, translated to MNLTGNNIVITGGASGIGFVFQSVDAIFEGLKGGNKEIDCGTFSKAVRMV